The genomic window CCATCCATTTGGACAGTACTTTACATGTTTTCAAAGCCTGTTTGGCCATCTCCTTTCACAACCAGCCTGTAGAGTCAGCTTTATTATCTCCAGTTTCAGAGGGGGAGAGACTTAAGTGAAAAAACTTGCTCAAGCATACATAGTAATTAGAGCTAGGGCTGAAACCCAGACTTTCAGAGTCTTAGTCCAGTTATTACACTAATAGCTAACAGTTGGATGGTGTTAGAAGCCAGGTACTGTTCCATGGGCTCTACAGGTGTAAATTCATTTAATCCTGGCAAGAGTCCTGTGCAGGAGGCAATGTAATTGTCAACCTCACCTTTCTTTCGGTCAGCTCACACAGTTAATCCAGATGGAGGAGCTGTGAGGATTTCCTGCTGGCCCTGCTTAGTGCTCACTTTCCAAGCAGTGCTccccttaattcttttttatttttatttttttgatggcTTACTTAAATGATTTCATTCACTCTGCATTAGTTCTCCAGTTAACACTTGGGCATCCCCTAATCTCACACCGTTCTTCAAAAATTCGGTTCCAGCCTTCCATGTGCAGATGTTCTGCCTGAGTGAGTTTACCCTTTTCCATTTCCTTGTACTCTGTCTCCCCCATCTATTTCTTTGCTTCCAGATCTCTCCCTCGAGACCATTCCTACCAGTTACCTGAAGGTCATCTTTATTTGAGCATTGTATAACCATCTCGAGCTGAATTTAGGGAGAACACCACCCTGCCTTTTAGCCTGCTCGCCATTTTGCTTCTTAAACACAGAAAAAGGGCACAGTATTTAAGGCATCTGGGCTTGCCCACACTCTCTCACTTTCAGTCTCTCACCAAGCACTCCTGCCACCTCCACCCCACGCCCAAATAACACTGTCCTCAGATGTCTTTCTCATTTCCCTCTCCAGCTAAATGCTTGGTCATTTTCTTTCTAAACTGATATGAATTCATTGGTATCCTCCTTGCTTCTAGTCTTTCAATCCCTGCCCTAAAAACTGGTCATCTTCCTTTTCCCCACTTTGCATGTTTTTTCTCCAAATGGCTCCCGGATTTCCCCCTCCAGTTATGTTTCCTTTCTCATCTGCTGCCCAGAacccttctctcttctgtctttacCCGACTCCCCCTCCCAGTTCCAAACCGCTGGTACTGTCCCTAAAGATAAGATACTCACATTGTGTTTtcacaatttattttaattgaatctTCCCTGATTAAATAGTCAGCATTCCTTTTTCCCCCCCTTTGTGGCTGGCAGTGCCTCCTAACACCACAGTTCCCTACCTTAACTTTTTTCCCTCCATGCATGTGAGAAGAAAAACAGATCACCTGTGGCACTTTCTAGAATCCTTTATTTTTGTAATACTTTCCTTGCTGAATGTCAGCCTTTGTTAAAAATGGGCGCTTTGTCTGTGTCCACATACTTCGCATAGGATACCACTCGGTGAGAAAAAATCTGAGTCAAATGAAATTTACCTGGAGGCTTACAGAAATACAGCAACAAAAGATGGGATTTCTTCATAAGACACAGTTTGATACAAGATTCGTGAAAATACCAGAATTTAATAGTGCTTAGGGATAAAAGTTGGAAatgctatctttttttaagaatttatttatttgaaaggcagagttacagagaaacagagtgagaatgagaaattgatcttccacctgctggttcactctccaaatgcctgtaacagccaaggctgggccaaactgaagccaggagccagggtctcccatgtggatggcaggagcctaagcatttgggccgtcttccactgctttcccaggtacatcaacaggaaacgggattggaagtggagcagccgggactcgaaccagtgcccatatgggatgccggcactgcaggcggtgacttaacacactacaccacaacgccagcccctgaaaatGCTATCTTGAAATAACACTACCTGTTTACTAAGGGTCTATCACAGGCCAGGCACTTCATGGCATTTACATGTTATCTCAGTTATTGCGTGTCTCCTTAAAGTTAATTATTATTAGCTTCAAGTAGAAGAAGAGAAGAATTGAAGCCCAGGGAGGATCGGCAACTTGTCTCGTGACTCTAGGTGAGTAATGGGCACAGCTGAGGTTCCGACTCCttgaggccaaagccagacacTCGGAACATGGCTGCAGATGCAACCCAACTGCCGTTCCGTGAACGTCCTCTGTGCACAAGGCTCTGCGCTAGGCACTGCAGTCCTGGGATGCAGGGAAGTTTCCCAGAGGACTGGCCTCAGAAACTTTACAGCCCAGCAGAGAACCTTACATAATGTAGGTGTCTCCATTGTGAAGCACAAGCAATTTGGGGGGCTGATGAGAGGTCCCTGCGCGTGAGATGTCTTATCTGGTCTCAGACTCCTGTGAGGCTATTATACAGAGGGTTGGAAGTGCCTGGCAGAGTACTTGTCTGGGGGCACAGTTTGCCATCCATAACAATTAGCAAGCACATCCTTCTTTTCCCTGTGTCAGGGCTGGGATCGGAGCTGAAAGGGGAAGATGTATCATCTTGAACGTGTGTGCGCGCGCCTGGCTCTCTGCATCCATTTCTCGCTTCGCCAGCCTCGCCACCTCCTTTCCTCCAGTCCTGCCACCCTTACTCCTCCGTGCCCAGCCCTGTCCTTCTCCCAGGTTCCGTCTCCTTGTCCACACTGCCTTCCTCCGTAACAACCTCTCGCCCACCACCAGCACCAACACCCCTCCCTCTACAGACCCCTGCTCACTCATCCTTCTGCCCCCACTCCCCTGCATCACTCCCACAGCCCCGTCCCCTGATGccagccccctcccttcctcccgaCCCGCCTCCTGTgtctcccagccctgctctgacGTGGGAGGTGAGGGGGGTGGGGGACGGATGACTCACAGTGTTATGATGCAGTTCCACAACACACAGCCACATTCACCCACAGACCGAGGGACAGAACGAGAGACAACCTCTGGCCCCCCGGCAGCTGGCCAGCTTTGCAGCCCACCCCGTCTTGAGCCCCCAACtaccctcccccgccccatcccCTTCCCAATTGAAGGAgcggaaagagaagagagaagagtgagcagagagattgagagagattgagagagagagatagacggAGATCTCTGGAGCAGACCTCAAGGTGAGGGGGCAGCCCTTCTCcacatgaattttcctccccttTGCAAATCTCCTCCTCCCGCGGCGTGTTGCTTTCTCCCCTTTGCAAAAGCATTATTCATCCACCCTttgtcctcccttccccctccccgctccctctgtttctctgcttctccatccCTCTCCAAGCTCCGATGATTCCCGCACTTATTTCCCGGCAACTTTGGCTGCAGACTCACTGTTTATTGTTTTGCTGCTCGCGCAGACCCCCCCAAAGCCTACCCTGGGAGCTGGTTGCGCTGCTCATTCCTCGGACCATACCATACCGCGGAACGCCAGCCTAGGGGAGTCTGAAACCTAAGCGCAGCCGAGAACATCCATTGTGAGCAggtgtcccccccgcccccaccccgccaggaggCACGGGACTCGCACCTGGTTCCTCCAGCCTCCGCCTCGGCGCATCTGTTGTCAGCTGtcagtcctccccacccccttccctgccacccaccccacAGTCCAGCCTGGCTCGCTTCGGGGAGCATCCACTCCCCAGCGCTCGCCTGCCTTTGTTTTTCCCCCAGTCATTTGCCCAACTTGCTTCTCCCTGTGATCAGAGACTAGGAAGGAAATGACCCCTACTCCCCTTTCCGTGATTCTCTGGTCTTCCGTGCAGCCTCTCCTGGGCtatgcaaggggagagggagggaggcatgaCAGGTGGAGGCTGGGGAAAGAGCCCTAGTGCTGGGACCTgagttgcccccccccccccccccgccaagaaGGCATCTCAAGGTGGTGTGTGTTGGTGGGGAGCTCACTGGCGAAGTGGAAGGCCAGCCTGGGAAGTGGACGCTGAACAGTAGCCTCCCAGCAAGGAAGGCCCATTTCCTGCAGCCAGGGCCCAATGTCACCCTGAACTCTGCCCAAGGTGTCTTCCTGGGGCCCGGCCAGGGGGAGCGGACCTGAGATGAGAAGATGCTTTCGGACAGGGGTTTTGTGGAGAGACTGCCTGGTGGCCCTCGGAGAGACTGGAGTAACAGGGGCACCGTGGCCACTGCAGAGGATGGGATGGGGAGAGCCTGTTTGCCTTGGTAATAGTGCCCATGCTGCCTCCTGTGCTTGGTGGTCTAGCCTCGCCAGAGCACCCCAGCTGGCATCTCAGAACCAGACTTGGGCTGAGCCCAAAGGCCCCATGGAGGAGAAGGCAGCTCCTCACCTGCTTATCAGAGCCAGCTGAGACACCTCCCTCCTTATCCTCTGCTTCCAGCACCCGCAGCTACGTTAAGGCGCCAGCAGTCCTCACCAGAACCCAGCAAGTACTTCGTCTTCAGTCACCCACAGAGTCATCGCTGTTTGACCCCGCCCTGGGAGAAGGTAGACACACTTTCTGCCTTGTGCCCCCCAAAAAGCACAGCTTTGAAAAAATATGAGCGTCCCCCTGTTCCGCAGCTCATCGTGGATGTTGCTCTCACATTGTGTTACACAGCCCTGCCCAAACTGGGAGCCCGGCTTCCCTGACGTGTTACTGCTTTCCCATTGGTCCAGCGGTCAGATTCGCCTAAAGGAAAGCTGTCCTCgctcccagggctgggaagacagccaggtgcttcttctgaaCCGAAATGAGTGATCCAAGGCCCGGGATGGGGAGAAGAACTATGTGTGTGAGGTCTTTGGCTCCAAAGGAGCCACTCGTTAAGTTTTACTGAGTCGCAGAGTGCAGGAAGGAGCCGGCCCCAGCAGAGGGCTGAGGCAGGGTGTGTGCACCTGCTTGCTCCTCCCTCCCATACCAAATGTGTAAAGGACCAGTTGCACTGCAGTTGGAGGCCACAAAAAGGAACCACCACCGGGCCACCCCAACTTCTAAAGGGTCCTGAACCCAGGTGCCTCCCCATGCCTGCAAGACGCAGGTGTTCAGGGGCCAAGCCACCAGCGAGGAGAGGGCGCCTGCAGACTGCCTCCATGGTAGCGTGTGTGCCAGCAGCTGCTCTCAGTGGGAAATGGGAGAGGCTGCTGCCACCCCACAAGGGAGAGGCACCGACTCCCTGGTTATGgcgccagaagcctggaaccgcTGCCGGGCTtgccagagcagctgggactccaggggccgggggagggaggggtgcaggtgagcTGAGCTCCATCTCCTGCATTCCCTCAGGAAGGGCTCCCCTGatgctccctcccctcttcccaggTGACCTCCATTTCTACCTGGTTCTCGTCTGGGGGGGCCCTGGCCGGGCAGCCCCCCCACATTTCTCCTGCCCTGAAACACGGCTCTAGCCAACCTGCTCCGCTGCTTCACCTGCGACCGTCTGTGTGGGGGCtgcacggcgccagcccctccagcccGCCAGGGCATCGTCCTGCAGCCCGTCATGCCCAGCtgtgaccctggcccagcccctgcctgcctccccaccaAAACCTTCCGCAGCTACCTGCCCCGCTGCCACCGTACTTACAGCTGTGTCCACTGCCGTGCACACCTGGCCAAACACGATGAGCTTATTTCCAAGGTAGGCTAAGTGGGGGTCCCTCTCAGGTCAAGTTTGCCCAGACTTCACCCAGGGGTAGGGGTGTGGCAGCAAAGCCCTTCCTCACCCTGCCTATCCCCCGAGCCTGCGGGGTCATGTAGTGGGGCCCAGGGGGTCCCTGGTAGTCACCATCTATCCTGTGTCTCCACAGTCCTTCCAAGGGAGCCACGGCCGAGCCTACCTGTTTAACTCCGTGTGAGTCCATCtctttccttgtgtgtgtgtgtgtgcacgcgcgggACTAGTTTCCTCTGTGGGGAAAGCCAGCAGGAAACGATCTTGCACCTTTAGtctgtgcctctgtttctgtTAAGGGGTTTGGGAAATCGGTTGGTAGTTCTCGGTGGGGAGCCCGGGGTAGAATGGAAAGCACAGCATTGGAGAGGCGAAAACTGGTGGGTTGCCCAAGGCAGTTAGTTCCCCTGGGCTGCTTGGGGGCTGGGCTGACAGAGCGACCCCACTGGGGGCTGGGTCCTTCCTGTTTCCTGAGACAGGGTCAACGTGGGGTGTGGGCCAGCCGAACAGCGCCTCCTGCTCACGGGGCTCCACTCGGTAGCCGACATCTTCTGCGAGAGCTGCAAAACCACACTGGGTTGGAAATATGTAAGTACTTGGGACCACCCTCATGGCCCTCCAAGCCCTAGTGACCTCATGCAGGGGCTTTGCATGGCCCAAAGCTCCAGGCGCTGCTctagagggaggggggaggggggtggggcctGGATGGTCACTGCTGCCCCCTCCGCCAGGAACAAGCTTTTGAGACAAGCCAGAAGTACAAGGAAGGGAAGTACATCATTGAAATGTCACACATGGTGAAAGACAACGGCTGGGACTGAGGGGCTCAGGCAGGCTCTGCGCTTCCTCCGCATGCCCCACCCTCTCCACACCTGCCCCCTGGCCCTGCCAAGCAGTCCATACCAGCATGAGTACTGCCCCACCCCTGGGGGAACCCGGCTCCAACCAACGCCTCCCCTGCCTCCACCACTTCACCACCAGGCCCCTTCTGGAACTGGGGTCTGGGGGTGCCCCAGGGGTGTTCAAGGCTCAGGagtgggcagcagccagggcaaaGGGATGGGTGCGGGTCCCTCTAGTCCAGTGTCCGGTCAGCTGAGATGGCGGGGGTGGACTTGAGCTCAGGCAGAGGGCCCCAGGAGTGGTCAGGTGTCAGCCCCCCTCAAGAGAGCAGAGGAACCCTGGGTCACTAGGCTGGCAGGTCCCAGGCCACGGGACAGCCTATGAGAACAGGATGGGGTTGGAGTGAAATTTTGAGCTAAGAATCTCTGAGGGTGAAGTTTCCCACCCTCGTTTATGGGAGAAAAGGACCCCGGGGGGTGAGAGGGAAATAGCCCAATCTCAGGCCCTGGGAGGAAATAAAAGAATGACGGGGTTTCCATTTCACTCCACTTGTTTATCTTCGCACTTACGAGGCACTTTTGAGTATCTAACCTTTGCcattgggtggggtggggaaagcTGCCCCTGgaacagccccacccccagctgggtGTTCCCAGAGCAAGCAGTCTTCATGGGCACCCTCCCGGGCCCAGCCACTGCTCCCTGGGACCCAGCCCCCTGGAGGACAGGTGGAAAATCAGGGCTACGGGGCCAGGCTTTCCCGTGGCTGCCACCAGCGAATGAAACTTTTGTATGATATATAAAGTGTTTGggtctatttttaataaaaaggggAAAAGCAACTTTGAGGCACTCTGTCCTCTGACTTTCCTTCCTCTTGGCTTAGTgtccctgccctctcctccctccaccccggGCTTGTTCTTGTACGCCGCTAGGGGGCAGCAGTTGCTTTGTCTGTGGCAAGACACTCCCCGCCTCTGGCTTCCATGAGTATTCAGAAGAGGTTTTGCTTCATTAAGGATGGGTTCTTGTGAGCTGTAGTCTGGCTGCAGCACCCAAAGCAGCTCGGGTCTTCTGGGACACCTGCCAATAAACCTATTTTTGCTGGAATCCAAGATGGGGCAGCTACAAGAGGTTCATTCCAGAACAAGGGTTTTCTTGGGTCCTAGTGCTTTTCTGCCTGGTTCTGTAATGTTCTGGTCAGCTCATGGGCACACTTAGGGGCTAAAAGAGCAACCGGCCAAGATGCTGCCTTGGCAGTTGACAGGTGTGGAATGGAATGGCTCAAAATCACAGCATCAATAAAACCTTGTGACCCAAGGGgcattggggtgggggggaggataGTGATCTTAAATTTCTACTGTTGTTGGGTGCCCAG from Oryctolagus cuniculus chromosome 1, mOryCun1.1, whole genome shotgun sequence includes these protein-coding regions:
- the YPEL4 gene encoding protein yippee-like 4 gives rise to the protein MPSCDPGPAPACLPTKTFRSYLPRCHRTYSCVHCRAHLAKHDELISKSFQGSHGRAYLFNSVVNVGCGPAEQRLLLTGLHSVADIFCESCKTTLGWKYEQAFETSQKYKEGKYIIEMSHMVKDNGWD